Proteins from a genomic interval of Antedon mediterranea chromosome 5, ecAntMedi1.1, whole genome shotgun sequence:
- the LOC140049743 gene encoding uncharacterized protein — MYHRISIPESDQQVHRFLWRDCNQAKRANTYVKTNKQTSFCHGSSSFEKTAKVNKETHPEAAQVITNDSYMDDILTSVFDVNSAEQLSTDIDQVLKTGGFQVKEGISNGQINNSPTNQQLNDKSVLSDELEQKFLGVVWYPTTDLLLYKVEPDSFPENVLTKGIATAFPIRGKNLKQKLWQQGCDWDDDLNENNKAEWRQFFTELADLDNVSFPRCLLSNSSFKPPELIVFCDASENAFGSVAHTRWEDTEHKFEVRFISAKSRVAPLKQLSMPRLELQAAVVASRLYSTIKEEMTVSFDRVVFFSDSIIVLSWIRGQSRLYKSFVANRVAEIQGHTDPSDWRHIPGENNIAMFLDLLRNRRRNTV, encoded by the coding sequence ATGTATCATCGTATATCTATACCCGAGAGCGATCAGCAAGTCCATCGATTTCTATGGCGTGACTGCAATCAAGCAAAGAGGGCCAACACCTATGTTAAAACTAACAAACAAACCAGCTTCTGCCATGGCTCAAGTAGCTTTGAGAAAACAGCTAAAGTTAATAAGGAGACTCATCCAGAAGCAGCTCAAGTTATCACCAATGACAGTTATATGGATGACATACTGACGTCAGTGTTCGATGTTAACTCTGCAGAACAACTATCAACAGACATCGACCAGGTGCTGAAAACAGGAGGCTTTCAAGTCAAAGAAGGGATATCCAATGGTCAAATTAACAACTCACCTACCAATCAACAACTAAATGACAAATCGGTCCTGAGTGACGAGTTAGAACAGAAGTTTCTGGGGGTAGTATGGTACCCTACCACCGACCTATTGCTTTATAAAGTTGAACCTGACTCATTTCCAGAAAATGTACTTACCAAGGGAATTGCTACGGCATTCCCGATAAGGGGAAAGAATTTGAAGCAGAAGCTGTGGCAGCAAGGGTGTGACTGGGATGACGACTTAAATGAGAATAATAAAGCCGAATGGAGACAATTCTTTACAGAATTAGCAGACTTAGATAATGTTTCCTTTCCAAGATGCCTGTTGTCTAATTCCAGCTTCAAACCACCTGAATTAATTGTCTTTTGTGATGCTTCCGAGAATGCCTTTGGCTCGGTTGCACACACTAGATGGGAAGATACGGAGCATAAATTTGAAGTCAGATTCATTTCCGCCAAATCCCGTGTAGCTCCACTGAAACAGCTGTCGATGCCTCGATTAGAATTACAAGCTGCTGTTGTTGCATCAAGACTGTACAGTACGATTAAAGAAGAGATGACAGTGAGTTTTGACCGAGTTGTATTCTTTTCGGATAGTATAATAGTTTTGTCTTGGATCCGAGGTCAGTCTAGACTCTACAAGTCATTTGTAGCAAACAGAGTTGCCGAAATTCAAGGTCATACTGACCCATCTGATTGGCGTCATATACCAGGAGAAAACAACATCGCCATGTTTTTAGATTTATTGCGAAACCGAAGgcgaaatacagtataa